From Rhizobium tumorigenes, the proteins below share one genomic window:
- a CDS encoding O-antigen ligase family protein, whose translation MTSPIQTTSFEKLLFVLSVLFFSYVMLGGMPFESRGDTSVATVADFQEGNAFRQFFYLTFFALTTVLAIRSRGLDYFKLYSPMFVVLFAYSALSISWAVRPDIGGRKLVLAIIFIIIVVNWFALLGSRAVLKNLTFTLGLLIILSVIAVFVVPAWAKHPPGETDPALVGMWRGLFTHKNHAAAACAIALILFGYRWALRKQWIDLIVFLLSVVFLLGSGGKTALGFSFPSLIAALVFRNYAKKEAVSTVVIAIVVMLFLIVPIFGMLFADKIIQIFSDPMAFTGRIQIWTLTLEYINDHPWFGSGYGSFWQLGDSSLLDTYSAEPWLAGTFHAHNGYIELALMLGIPGAILALIPTVAIPLVQVFRKARYNANLCGLMFGWLLFSVLFNLLEAQIFTKDWEVWLIQVVLCINLRVIPRVYVPNLGSLVPRKIGQEFNRPIAAE comes from the coding sequence TTGCGACAGTGGCAGATTTTCAAGAGGGAAACGCGTTTCGCCAGTTTTTCTACTTGACCTTTTTCGCACTAACTACTGTGCTGGCCATCCGCTCCCGAGGGCTGGACTATTTTAAACTATACTCACCAATGTTTGTTGTTTTGTTTGCGTACTCCGCGCTGAGTATATCCTGGGCCGTACGGCCAGACATAGGAGGGCGAAAATTAGTACTCGCCATAATATTCATAATAATTGTTGTTAACTGGTTCGCCCTGTTGGGATCCAGAGCGGTGCTTAAGAACCTTACATTCACCTTAGGATTGCTGATCATACTTTCAGTGATTGCTGTATTTGTCGTCCCGGCTTGGGCAAAACACCCACCCGGCGAAACGGACCCCGCACTTGTCGGTATGTGGCGAGGGCTCTTTACTCACAAAAATCACGCGGCGGCAGCGTGTGCAATTGCGCTAATCCTCTTTGGCTATAGGTGGGCACTCCGTAAACAGTGGATTGATCTCATCGTGTTTTTACTCAGTGTAGTCTTTTTGCTGGGATCCGGTGGGAAAACCGCCTTAGGGTTTTCATTCCCTTCACTCATCGCGGCGTTGGTATTTCGAAACTACGCAAAGAAAGAGGCCGTTTCTACAGTTGTTATAGCAATTGTGGTGATGCTATTCCTTATAGTGCCTATATTTGGAATGCTGTTCGCCGACAAGATAATCCAAATATTCAGCGACCCCATGGCATTTACCGGCCGGATTCAGATCTGGACTTTGACGCTAGAGTACATCAATGACCATCCTTGGTTCGGCTCGGGTTACGGCTCATTCTGGCAACTCGGAGATAGTTCTCTCCTCGACACCTACTCCGCAGAACCCTGGTTAGCTGGTACATTCCATGCTCACAACGGATATATCGAGCTTGCTCTAATGTTGGGTATTCCGGGGGCAATTCTGGCATTGATCCCAACTGTAGCCATACCTCTTGTACAGGTGTTCAGGAAGGCACGATACAACGCTAATCTCTGCGGGTTGATGTTTGGTTGGTTGCTTTTTTCCGTGCTCTTTAATCTTCTTGAAGCTCAAATCTTCACAAAGGACTGGGAGGTGTGGTTAATCCAGGTGGTGCTTTGCATTAATCTCAGAGTGATACCGCGGGTCTACGTCCCAAATTTGGGATCACTCGTCCCTCGAAAAATAGGCCAAGAATTCAACAGGCCCATTGCGGCAGAATAG